A genomic window from Candidatus Saccharibacteria bacterium includes:
- a CDS encoding ribonuclease HII codes for MNKLVLGIDEVGRGSWAGPLVVGAVALYQDCLIEGLNDSKKLTPKRREQLARQIQQRAAAIGIGWVDARVIDTIGLSAALHLASERAFAQIPADIREAIDSIVIDGRDRFIDDPRITTMIKADGKIKSVSAASIIAKVARDHYMANLDSTLPEYAFASHVGYGTASHTAALADHGVIDGIHRQSFAPVAKVSGTYQTTTIDHITSTIGHQAEEVASEYLAKLGHTIVDRNWRTKICEIDIVSTNQETLYFTEVKYRANSVHGDGLAAITPRKLHRMRRGVEMYLASHQELAHSDIKLSAIALSQTPPVVDNYIDTIF; via the coding sequence ATGAATAAACTGGTTCTCGGTATTGACGAAGTCGGACGTGGATCGTGGGCGGGACCACTTGTCGTCGGAGCCGTCGCCTTGTATCAAGATTGCCTAATCGAGGGTCTCAACGACAGCAAAAAACTAACTCCTAAACGCCGCGAACAACTGGCGCGCCAGATACAACAGCGAGCTGCCGCTATCGGTATTGGCTGGGTTGACGCCCGAGTCATCGATACTATCGGGCTATCGGCAGCCCTGCACCTGGCGTCCGAGCGGGCTTTTGCTCAAATCCCTGCTGACATCCGCGAGGCAATTGATAGTATCGTCATTGATGGCCGAGACAGGTTCATTGACGACCCTAGGATAACTACCATGATAAAGGCCGATGGCAAGATCAAGTCCGTCTCTGCTGCCTCGATCATCGCCAAAGTTGCCCGTGATCATTACATGGCGAACCTAGATAGTACCTTGCCCGAATACGCTTTTGCATCGCACGTCGGCTACGGCACCGCCAGCCATACCGCGGCGTTGGCCGATCATGGCGTCATAGACGGCATCCACCGTCAGAGTTTTGCTCCTGTCGCCAAAGTGAGCGGAACGTACCAGACAACCACCATCGACCATATCACCTCAACTATCGGCCACCAAGCCGAAGAGGTGGCGTCCGAATATCTAGCCAAGCTGGGTCACACTATTGTCGATCGAAATTGGCGAACCAAGATATGCGAAATCGACATCGTTTCGACCAACCAAGAAACCCTCTATTTTACCGAGGTCAAATACCGAGCTAACTCAGTTCATGGCGACGGTTTAGCCGCTATCACCCCCAGGAAACTGCACCGGATGCGACGTGGCGTCGAAATGTATCTGGCTAGCCACCAGGAACTCGCACATTCCGATATTAAGCTGTCAGCTATTGCCCTGTCACAAACTCCGCCTGTGGTCGATAACTACATCGACACTATTTTTTAG
- a CDS encoding M1 family metallopeptidase, which translates to MTKSVNQLINFFRPEGYLLSIEAIPGKREFKGQVFIAGNKTGKFVRLHAKGLTFKNVKVNAEPAEVIECANDEIELRPVKHSELDANYSADLQERWGVSCDTSVAIEFSGKISYNGMHGLYPCYYQVDGQDQELLATQFESHHAREVFPCVDEPAAKAKFLCQVTTDSAYQALSNMPVDVEIVFDEDLINKRRATFQMTPKMSTYLLAFVIGKLHRKTAKTASGVEVNIYATPAQPASSLDFALDTAVKCIDFYDDYFGIKYPLPKSDHVALPDFSSGAMENWGLITYREVALLADKSTGVAAKQYIATVIAHELSHQWFGNLTTMKWWNDLWLNESFASLMEHIATDALFPDWQMWQTFETLDVVAALRRDSLPGVQPVRQDIQHPDEISTLFDSAIVYAKGERLLKMLRAFIGEANFRSGLKDYFQKFAYDNTTAEDLWQCLSIAAGRDVAALMNPWLTRPGYPLVRASLSGDEVTLRQQRFLNDGTTDDQMWPIPLFASSPEVPEIMETAEVTFTVKNPQLFRLNVDNNAHFITVQDEQLSEYINHQVPDMSPTDRAKLLNEALLLVQPGVEPTANILDLLESYSHEDNDAVWDVMAMALGAIGRFVELDSDDERRLRQLCGTLSKGQYKRLGWKAADDESINDRRLRPTILGEMIFAEDQSAIDTALGIYSQLKHSLDKLDGDQRTIILGAAVRYGEPEEFDYLLAQYKISHNAELKEDIAAALTSTRDQDRIDEILDLMDRSDIVKPQDLFSWYVSMLRNRRARSKTWGWLVDHWTWIDQTFSGDKSYDLFPRCAGQILDNQVDLANYQDFFGSKTAEPALKRAIEIGLNDISARVAWIDRDQAAVLDKLRSKK; encoded by the coding sequence ATGACAAAATCAGTAAATCAGCTCATCAATTTTTTTCGGCCCGAAGGTTATTTGCTAAGCATCGAAGCCATTCCAGGTAAACGTGAATTCAAAGGACAGGTGTTTATCGCCGGTAATAAAACTGGTAAATTTGTGCGATTGCACGCCAAAGGGTTAACGTTCAAAAACGTCAAAGTTAATGCCGAGCCGGCCGAGGTGATCGAGTGTGCTAATGATGAAATCGAACTACGACCTGTTAAACATAGTGAACTAGATGCCAATTATAGCGCCGATCTACAGGAGCGCTGGGGTGTCAGTTGCGATACCAGTGTTGCTATCGAGTTTAGCGGTAAAATCTCCTATAATGGCATGCACGGGCTGTATCCCTGCTACTATCAGGTGGACGGGCAGGATCAGGAGCTGCTCGCGACTCAATTCGAGAGTCACCATGCGCGTGAGGTCTTTCCGTGTGTTGACGAGCCGGCCGCCAAAGCTAAATTCCTCTGCCAGGTCACGACTGATTCGGCTTACCAGGCGCTCAGCAATATGCCGGTTGATGTCGAAATAGTGTTCGACGAGGACTTGATCAACAAACGTCGCGCTACGTTTCAGATGACGCCAAAGATGTCGACGTATTTGCTAGCTTTTGTGATTGGCAAGCTGCATCGCAAAACAGCCAAAACTGCATCGGGTGTTGAGGTCAATATCTATGCGACGCCGGCACAACCGGCGAGTAGCCTGGATTTTGCACTGGATACGGCCGTGAAATGTATCGACTTTTACGATGATTATTTCGGTATCAAATATCCATTGCCAAAATCTGACCATGTAGCATTGCCGGATTTTAGTAGTGGCGCCATGGAGAACTGGGGCTTGATTACCTACCGCGAAGTGGCACTACTGGCGGACAAAAGCACGGGTGTGGCGGCCAAACAGTATATAGCAACTGTGATAGCGCACGAGTTGTCTCACCAGTGGTTCGGCAACTTGACGACGATGAAATGGTGGAACGATCTGTGGCTCAACGAGAGTTTTGCCAGCCTGATGGAGCATATCGCAACCGATGCACTGTTTCCTGACTGGCAGATGTGGCAAACTTTTGAAACATTAGACGTCGTCGCGGCGCTGCGGCGTGATAGTTTGCCAGGCGTTCAGCCGGTGCGCCAAGACATCCAGCATCCCGATGAAATCTCGACGCTGTTTGACAGCGCTATTGTCTACGCCAAAGGCGAACGTCTACTTAAAATGTTACGAGCTTTTATCGGTGAAGCTAACTTTCGGTCTGGGCTAAAGGACTATTTCCAGAAATTTGCCTACGATAATACGACCGCCGAAGACCTCTGGCAGTGCCTCAGCATTGCTGCCGGACGAGATGTGGCGGCTCTTATGAATCCTTGGTTGACGCGGCCTGGCTACCCGCTCGTTAGAGCTAGCCTATCTGGCGACGAGGTTACTTTGCGACAGCAACGATTCTTGAACGACGGCACGACCGATGATCAGATGTGGCCGATTCCACTGTTTGCTAGCAGTCCCGAGGTACCAGAGATCATGGAGACGGCTGAGGTGACTTTTACAGTTAAAAATCCGCAGCTATTTCGACTCAATGTCGATAATAATGCACATTTTATTACAGTACAAGATGAACAGTTAAGTGAGTATATCAATCATCAGGTACCCGACATGAGTCCGACCGACCGCGCCAAATTATTGAACGAGGCGCTGCTATTAGTGCAACCCGGCGTCGAGCCGACGGCTAATATCCTGGACTTACTAGAGTCGTATTCTCACGAGGATAACGATGCGGTTTGGGATGTGATGGCGATGGCGCTAGGGGCTATCGGGCGTTTTGTGGAGCTCGATAGTGATGACGAACGGCGCCTACGTCAGCTGTGCGGTACGTTATCGAAGGGGCAATACAAACGGCTGGGCTGGAAAGCGGCTGATGACGAGTCGATCAATGACCGCAGGCTGCGCCCAACGATTCTCGGCGAAATGATCTTTGCCGAGGATCAGTCTGCGATTGATACTGCGCTCGGGATTTACTCGCAGTTAAAGCATAGTTTAGACAAGCTAGACGGCGACCAGCGGACGATTATTCTAGGTGCGGCGGTGCGCTACGGCGAACCAGAGGAGTTTGATTACCTATTAGCCCAGTACAAGATCTCACATAATGCCGAGCTAAAAGAAGACATTGCGGCGGCGTTAACCTCAACGCGCGACCAGGATCGCATTGATGAAATTCTAGATCTGATGGATCGATCGGATATTGTGAAACCGCAAGATCTGTTTAGTTGGTATGTCTCGATGCTACGCAATCGTCGCGCTCGCAGCAAAACGTGGGGCTGGCTGGTTGATCATTGGACCTGGATCGATCAAACGTTTAGCGGCGACAAGTCGTACGATCTATTTCCGCGCTGTGCTGGACAAATACTCGATAACCAGGTAGATCTCGCCAACTATCAAGATTTCTTTGGGTCAAAGACCGCGGAACCAGCGCTGAAGCGAGCGATCGAGATTGGCCTAAACGACATCTCGGCTCGCGTCGCCTGGATTGATCGCGACCAGGCAGCTGTCCTAGACAAACTTCGTTCTAAAAAATAG
- the rplS gene encoding 50S ribosomal protein L19: MSDLVKEISDAQKKAKVVDVRSGDTVRVYQKIKEGNKTRIQMFEGVVIRTDRKDSLNSRITVRKITSGVGVEKSYLLHSPLVEKVEVVKRGKVRRNYLTYLRDRAGKSARLTGKDFDKSINDVHDAAAEAEAEQLKEEAKAAAEAKAAEKAAAEAELEAKAAEVAARHAAEQ, translated from the coding sequence ATGAGCGATTTAGTTAAAGAGATTTCGGACGCGCAAAAGAAAGCCAAAGTGGTTGATGTTCGTAGTGGTGACACAGTTCGTGTCTATCAAAAGATTAAAGAAGGTAACAAAACCCGTATTCAGATGTTTGAGGGTGTCGTTATCCGTACTGATCGCAAGGACTCATTAAATAGCCGCATCACAGTTCGTAAAATCACCAGCGGTGTTGGTGTTGAAAAGTCATATTTGCTCCATTCCCCACTAGTCGAAAAGGTCGAAGTCGTCAAACGCGGCAAGGTTCGACGCAATTACCTGACCTACCTACGTGATCGCGCTGGCAAGAGCGCTCGTCTCACCGGTAAAGACTTTGACAAGAGTATCAACGATGTTCATGACGCCGCCGCTGAGGCCGAGGCTGAGCAACTAAAAGAAGAAGCCAAAGCTGCTGCTGAGGCCAAAGCTGCCGAAAAAGCTGCTGCCGAGGCTGAACTAGAGGCCAAAGCCGCCGAAGTTGCCGCTCGCCACGCTGCCGAACAGTAA
- a CDS encoding NADP-dependent malic enzyme, with amino-acid sequence MDYNQLALELHETYKGKISLKLRDNSELDRTKLSAYYTPGVAAVSSAIAEHPELLPKYTWTNNLVAVISDGSAVLGLGDIGPRGSMPVMEGKALLFKHFAGVDAVPITIDVHSPDEIVSVVKAIAPSFGAINLEDIAAPKCFEVEERLKAELDIPVFHDDQHGTAVVVLAGLINAMKVVGKNLRNCKVVIIGAGAAGTAIMKLLHTYGVGSIVAVDSKGIIGDTRDDLNQEKKALLPYLETSLSGTLNDAIAGADIFIGVSKPGLLTADMVSSMNEKPVVFALANPTPEIMPDEAKAAGVAIIATGRSDFPNQVNNALAFPGIFRGALDHGVKKITDEHKIAAAEALASLIKNPTAEEIIPSPFDPRVVPAVSNVIR; translated from the coding sequence ATGGATTATAATCAGCTGGCATTAGAGTTGCACGAAACATATAAAGGGAAGATTTCATTAAAATTACGCGACAACAGCGAGCTCGATCGTACGAAACTATCGGCCTACTATACGCCAGGCGTGGCAGCGGTGTCGAGCGCGATTGCCGAACACCCGGAATTATTGCCAAAATATACTTGGACGAACAATCTGGTCGCTGTTATCTCGGATGGCTCCGCCGTACTCGGCCTCGGCGATATCGGCCCACGTGGCTCAATGCCAGTCATGGAAGGCAAGGCCCTCCTATTCAAGCATTTCGCTGGTGTTGACGCGGTGCCAATTACCATCGACGTACATTCGCCCGATGAGATCGTATCTGTTGTCAAAGCCATCGCACCGAGCTTTGGCGCTATTAACCTCGAGGATATTGCCGCTCCAAAGTGTTTTGAGGTCGAGGAACGGCTCAAGGCCGAACTGGATATCCCAGTTTTCCACGATGACCAGCATGGCACCGCCGTCGTTGTACTAGCTGGCCTCATCAACGCCATGAAAGTCGTCGGCAAAAACCTGCGCAACTGCAAGGTCGTCATCATTGGCGCTGGCGCCGCTGGCACAGCGATTATGAAGTTACTCCATACATACGGCGTCGGTTCGATTGTCGCAGTTGATAGTAAAGGTATCATCGGCGACACGCGTGATGATCTGAACCAGGAGAAGAAGGCATTGCTGCCTTACCTCGAGACATCACTATCTGGTACATTGAATGACGCCATCGCCGGTGCCGATATTTTCATCGGCGTCAGCAAACCAGGGCTCTTGACCGCCGACATGGTGAGCAGCATGAACGAAAAGCCGGTCGTGTTCGCCCTCGCTAATCCAACGCCAGAAATCATGCCGGACGAGGCCAAGGCTGCTGGCGTAGCCATTATCGCCACCGGGCGTAGCGATTTCCCAAATCAGGTCAATAACGCCCTCGCTTTCCCTGGTATTTTCCGCGGCGCATTAGACCACGGTGTCAAAAAGATCACTGACGAGCATAAAATAGCTGCTGCCGAAGCCCTCGCTAGCCTCATCAAAAATCCGACCGCCGAGGAAATTATTCCTTCACCATTCGACCCCCGCGTCGTGCCAGCAGTATCTAACGTTATTAGATAG
- the nusA gene encoding transcription termination factor NusA, giving the protein MEGFNIKQLAAAVHSISEEKNLPEETVLSVVEQAIAAAWRRDNGDRELNVTAVLNQTNGTAKITVHYDVVEEPENASQLSLEEAKKIDKNALLEGIVEQEFEATSFGRVAAQTAKQVLLQKLREAEREVVAKDFDDKVGQVITGTVARVEPRIVRIEIGHGSGIMPASEQVPGERLNTGSRIKVLLKEIERDQRGPQIILSRADADFVKVLFQQEVPEIETGAVEIKAIAREAGRRTKIAVASSVPGVDPVGTFVGGKGVRVQAVMNEIGDEEKIDIITFDSDTKNFIANALSPAEISRIETNDDEKKATVFVPENQQSIAIGKQGQNVRLASQITGYELDIATE; this is encoded by the coding sequence ATGGAAGGATTCAACATCAAACAGCTGGCCGCTGCTGTCCATTCAATTAGCGAGGAAAAGAATCTACCGGAGGAAACTGTTCTCTCCGTGGTCGAACAAGCCATCGCCGCCGCTTGGCGTCGTGATAACGGCGACCGCGAGTTGAATGTCACCGCCGTTTTGAACCAGACGAACGGCACCGCCAAAATCACCGTTCATTACGACGTGGTGGAGGAGCCAGAGAACGCTTCTCAGTTATCACTCGAAGAAGCCAAGAAAATTGATAAAAATGCCCTGCTCGAAGGTATCGTTGAACAGGAATTTGAAGCTACCAGCTTTGGCCGCGTGGCGGCGCAAACCGCCAAACAGGTTCTACTCCAGAAACTCCGCGAGGCTGAGCGCGAAGTAGTCGCTAAAGACTTTGATGACAAAGTCGGTCAAGTTATCACTGGAACCGTTGCCCGAGTTGAGCCGCGCATTGTACGCATTGAGATCGGCCACGGTTCTGGCATCATGCCAGCCAGCGAACAAGTTCCGGGCGAACGCCTCAACACCGGTTCGCGTATCAAGGTCCTACTCAAGGAAATCGAACGCGACCAACGTGGTCCGCAAATCATCCTGAGTCGTGCCGATGCTGATTTCGTCAAAGTCCTCTTTCAGCAAGAAGTCCCAGAAATCGAAACCGGTGCCGTTGAGATCAAGGCTATCGCTCGCGAAGCTGGTCGTCGCACCAAGATCGCCGTCGCTTCGTCAGTACCAGGTGTCGACCCAGTCGGTACTTTTGTCGGCGGCAAGGGTGTTCGCGTCCAGGCCGTGATGAACGAAATTGGTGACGAGGAAAAAATCGATATCATCACATTTGATAGTGATACTAAAAACTTCATCGCCAACGCCCTCAGTCCAGCCGAAATTTCCCGCATCGAAACTAACGACGACGAGAAAAAAGCCACGGTTTTCGTACCCGAGAATCAGCAGTCTATTGCCATCGGTAAACAGGGACAAAACGTACGCCTCGCTAGTCAAATTACCGGCTATGAACTAGATATCGCTACTGAATAA
- a CDS encoding ATP-dependent Clp protease ATP-binding subunit: MDFSKRLTDNARDVLAHSEVIARSSGSAYIGTEHLLLGILSQEQSTAAELLRTAGITFDQVRQALQLVPPAGVDSLLLSPTRGFSETAKLTMRMSVELASEFHQDYCGTEHILFSLLSQKNARAATVLADLHIDSNQILADLEDILDRKKSDFRDEEAHAASKPRSTRGSFLSKFARNLNNLASSDELDPVIGRDKEIERMITILTRRTKNNPVLIGEAGVGKTAIVEGLAQRINDGTVPSLLTDKKVWQLDLAGMVAGTKYRGEFEERLGRLLDEVKADRNVIIFIDELHLLTGAGSAEGSMDAANILKPALARGEFRLIGATTLDEYRKNIEKDSALTRRFQTITVNPPKSKDTIRILTGIAPKYEDHHHVKLSAAVIDEAVRLSDRYLPERQQPDKAIDVIDEAAARVNIARKRSDKPVELKTYQREIARLNEHMEDAVATEDYERAALYKMRISRLHEKIAEVEKTDTSDSKVTLKINDVAAAVSAMTHIPLEQLERSETKKLAGLEKHLSKHVIGQRSAITAVSRAIRRSRVGIAASQRPIGSFVFLGPTGVGKTELARVLAREVFGSDKNLIKVDMSEFSERHTASRLVGAPAGYVGYEDGGHLTEKIRRQPYSVVLFDEIEKAHPQVFNLLLQILEDGTLTDGHGRTVDFSNTVIILTSNVGAEEMTRENILGFDARTKNEKGDLASIHQANQSAGEQKLREIMRPELLNRFDAIITFDSLSRPEVTEILDLMIEDFNRRLASKGVAVTLTLKAKRHLIAAGYNPKFGARPLRRAVSEQLEDLVAEKLLAKSVSRGDILQITAENGQLVVGKLREQPSYAKK, translated from the coding sequence ATGGACTTTAGCAAACGCCTAACCGACAACGCTCGCGACGTGCTGGCTCATTCCGAAGTGATCGCCCGCTCGTCTGGTTCAGCCTATATCGGTACCGAGCATTTACTCTTAGGCATCTTGAGCCAAGAGCAATCAACTGCCGCCGAACTCCTTCGGACGGCTGGCATCACCTTTGACCAGGTGCGACAAGCCTTGCAACTAGTTCCGCCAGCTGGTGTTGATAGCTTGTTGCTCAGCCCGACCAGAGGCTTCTCGGAAACCGCCAAGCTCACTATGCGTATGTCGGTGGAATTGGCGAGCGAGTTTCACCAAGATTATTGTGGTACGGAACATATTTTGTTCAGCCTACTCAGCCAAAAAAACGCTCGCGCTGCCACCGTGCTAGCTGACCTACATATTGACAGTAACCAGATACTAGCCGACCTCGAAGACATCCTGGACCGCAAAAAGAGCGATTTTCGCGACGAAGAAGCTCACGCTGCCAGCAAACCGAGGTCAACCCGCGGTTCTTTCCTGTCTAAATTTGCTCGTAATCTCAATAATTTGGCCTCGAGCGACGAGCTAGATCCAGTGATCGGTCGAGACAAAGAAATTGAACGGATGATCACTATTTTGACGCGGCGCACTAAAAATAATCCGGTTTTGATTGGTGAAGCCGGCGTCGGTAAAACCGCCATTGTCGAAGGCCTCGCCCAGCGCATCAATGACGGCACCGTACCATCATTGCTCACTGATAAAAAAGTATGGCAACTCGATCTGGCGGGCATGGTGGCTGGTACGAAATACCGGGGCGAGTTCGAGGAACGCCTGGGGCGCCTGCTCGACGAAGTCAAAGCCGATCGCAATGTTATTATCTTTATCGACGAATTACATCTATTAACCGGCGCCGGATCCGCCGAAGGATCGATGGATGCCGCCAATATCTTGAAACCAGCCTTGGCGCGCGGCGAATTCCGACTAATCGGGGCTACCACGCTCGATGAATATCGCAAAAATATCGAGAAGGATTCTGCCCTCACCCGCCGTTTCCAGACCATTACGGTCAATCCGCCAAAAAGCAAAGACACGATCCGTATTTTAACTGGCATAGCGCCGAAATACGAAGATCACCACCACGTCAAACTATCTGCAGCGGTGATCGACGAAGCTGTTCGATTGTCAGACCGATATTTACCAGAGCGCCAGCAGCCCGACAAAGCGATCGACGTCATCGATGAAGCTGCCGCTCGTGTCAACATCGCCCGCAAACGCAGTGACAAGCCGGTCGAGCTCAAAACGTATCAGCGCGAAATTGCCCGGCTCAACGAACACATGGAAGACGCCGTCGCCACCGAAGATTACGAGCGCGCTGCTCTCTATAAAATGCGCATTTCACGTCTCCACGAAAAGATTGCTGAGGTCGAAAAAACCGATACCAGTGACAGCAAAGTCACACTGAAAATCAACGATGTCGCCGCGGCGGTTAGCGCCATGACGCATATCCCGTTAGAGCAACTAGAACGTTCCGAGACAAAAAAACTAGCCGGACTCGAGAAACATCTATCTAAACATGTGATTGGTCAACGCAGTGCTATCACCGCCGTTTCGCGCGCAATCCGTCGTTCACGTGTCGGTATCGCTGCCAGCCAACGACCGATCGGTTCTTTTGTATTCCTAGGTCCAACTGGTGTCGGTAAAACTGAACTGGCTCGCGTTTTGGCGCGCGAGGTCTTTGGCTCGGACAAAAACCTGATCAAAGTCGATATGAGCGAATTTAGCGAACGACATACCGCTAGCCGATTAGTCGGTGCCCCTGCCGGCTATGTCGGCTACGAAGACGGTGGGCATCTGACTGAAAAGATCCGGCGTCAGCCCTATTCGGTCGTATTGTTTGACGAAATCGAAAAAGCACATCCGCAGGTCTTTAATTTACTGTTGCAGATCCTCGAAGACGGCACCTTGACCGATGGTCATGGACGCACGGTGGATTTTTCTAATACCGTTATCATCCTAACTAGCAACGTTGGCGCCGAGGAAATGACGCGCGAAAATATCCTAGGTTTTGATGCTCGTACCAAAAACGAAAAGGGTGATCTAGCCAGTATTCACCAAGCCAACCAATCGGCCGGCGAGCAAAAACTACGAGAAATCATGCGTCCAGAGCTTTTGAACCGCTTTGACGCTATCATTACCTTTGATAGCCTATCCCGACCAGAAGTCACCGAGATTTTGGATCTAATGATCGAGGATTTCAACCGCCGACTAGCCAGCAAGGGCGTGGCTGTTACGTTGACATTGAAAGCCAAACGACATTTGATCGCGGCTGGCTATAATCCAAAGTTTGGCGCTCGCCCACTGCGCCGCGCCGTATCTGAACAACTAGAAGATTTAGTTGCCGAAAAACTCCTAGCAAAATCCGTCAGCCGAGGCGATATCTTGCAGATCACTGCCGAGAATGGACAGTTAGTTGTGGGCAAGCTCCGCGAACAACCCAGCTACGCTAAAAAATAG